In the Verrucomicrobiia bacterium genome, one interval contains:
- a CDS encoding transketolase produces the protein MTQTKKLTLEQLEQKAYEIREDLIRMLEHAGSGHSAGPLGLADIFTALYFDIMRYDPKRPDWDERDIVLLSNGHCVPIQYVTMAHAGFFDKSELKTLRQFGSRLQGHPERTRLPGLENTSGPLGCGLSQAAGMALAMRMNKQLHRWIYVVMGDGEQNEGNVWEAAMLAGKYKLNNIIAITDRNNIQIDGPTEKIMPLEPLKDKWEAFGWHVIEIDGNNIESVIDACAMGRAIVEKPVMIIAHNVPGKGVPFMEYDYHWHGYFVETPGSPKLDKVAKEALHDLRTLKGKIRSEHE, from the coding sequence GTGACACAGACAAAAAAGTTAACACTAGAACAGCTTGAGCAAAAAGCCTACGAGATTCGCGAGGATCTTATTCGCATGCTGGAGCATGCAGGGTCAGGTCACAGTGCCGGTCCGCTTGGTCTAGCTGATATTTTTACCGCCCTGTATTTTGATATCATGCGCTACGACCCCAAGCGACCAGACTGGGACGAACGCGATATAGTGCTCCTAAGCAACGGACATTGTGTGCCAATACAGTACGTCACCATGGCGCATGCCGGCTTTTTTGACAAGTCAGAGCTCAAAACCTTGCGTCAGTTCGGCTCGCGTTTGCAGGGCCACCCCGAAAGAACTCGCCTCCCCGGGCTAGAGAACACTAGTGGGCCACTGGGCTGCGGCCTGAGTCAAGCCGCCGGTATGGCCCTGGCTATGCGCATGAACAAACAGCTCCACCGCTGGATCTATGTCGTCATGGGAGACGGCGAACAAAACGAGGGCAATGTCTGGGAAGCAGCCATGCTGGCTGGCAAGTACAAGCTGAACAACATCATCGCCATCACCGACCGCAACAATATCCAGATAGACGGTCCAACTGAAAAAATCATGCCGCTAGAGCCCCTGAAAGATAAGTGGGAAGCCTTTGGCTGGCATGTCATAGAGATAGACGGCAACAATATAGAGTCCGTCATAGACGCCTGCGCTATGGGCCGTGCCATTGTCGAAAAACCCGTCATGATTATTGCCCACAACGTACCAGGCAAGGGCGTACCGTTCATGGAATACGACTACCACTGGCATGGATATTTTGTAGAAACACCCGGCTCGCCAAAACTAGACAAGGTCGCCAAAGAAGCACTGCATGATTTGCGGACCCTAAAGGGTAAAATCCGGAGCGAACATGAGTAA
- a CDS encoding transketolase C-terminal domain-containing protein, whose product MSKHYLIEDILAEDIKQEATRKGFGRGLKKAGEIDEAIVAACADLTDSTNMAAFRDAFPDRFIEIGVAEQNLVTVGSGMAAMGKIPFVSSYAAFSPGRNWEQIRTTICLNERPVKIVGSHAGVSVGLDGATHQMLEDIALMRVLPRMVVIAPGDSVEAEKATLALARDKINPGYLRLARADSPVFTTDKTPFEIGKAYVFSEGKDVTIISTGNLTYQALVAAEKLYKDGIDAEVVHCPTIKPLDAATILASVGKTKAVITIEEAQINGGLGGVIAELLGENLPTPMVRMGMKDRFGESGKPDELLEHFGLTAKHIALAAHHIVDKK is encoded by the coding sequence ATGAGTAAGCATTATTTAATCGAAGATATTTTGGCCGAAGATATAAAACAAGAAGCCACTCGCAAAGGGTTTGGCCGCGGCCTCAAAAAGGCCGGCGAAATTGACGAAGCTATTGTAGCCGCTTGTGCCGATCTGACAGATTCGACCAATATGGCTGCTTTTAGAGATGCCTTTCCTGACCGTTTTATAGAAATAGGCGTGGCAGAGCAAAACCTGGTAACTGTTGGTTCGGGTATGGCCGCCATGGGCAAGATACCATTTGTCAGTAGCTATGCCGCTTTTAGCCCTGGGCGTAACTGGGAGCAGATTCGCACTACTATTTGCCTCAACGAGCGACCAGTCAAAATCGTTGGTTCACATGCCGGTGTGTCGGTCGGGCTGGACGGAGCCACTCACCAAATGCTAGAAGATATCGCCCTCATGCGAGTGTTACCCCGCATGGTGGTCATAGCACCAGGCGACAGCGTAGAGGCCGAAAAGGCCACACTAGCCCTGGCACGCGACAAGATCAACCCCGGCTACTTACGTCTGGCCCGGGCCGATAGCCCGGTGTTTACCACTGACAAAACTCCGTTCGAAATCGGCAAAGCCTATGTTTTCTCAGAAGGCAAAGACGTAACGATTATTTCTACTGGCAATCTGACCTATCAGGCTTTAGTGGCAGCCGAAAAATTGTACAAAGATGGCATCGACGCAGAAGTTGTGCACTGTCCCACCATCAAGCCCCTCGACGCAGCCACTATTCTAGCCAGCGTAGGCAAGACCAAGGCCGTTATCACTATCGAGGAAGCTCAAATAAACGGCGGCCTGGGAGGCGTAATTGCCGAGCTGCTGGGTGAAAACCTGCCCACACCAATGGTGCGCATGGGCATGAAAGATCGCTTTGGTGAATCTGGCAAGCCAGATGAGCTTTTGGAGCACTTTGGGCTGACCGCCAAGCATATTGCCCTGGCGGCCCATCATATTGTTGATAAAAAATAG
- a CDS encoding RpiB/LacA/LacB family sugar-phosphate isomerase — MKVYIGTDHNGFYLRNMLVEYLKKAGYDVQDESLTQLNPEDDFPVFAQKVVKDVLTSDDPEPRGILLCGSGQGMCMTANRFKHIRAAMIYDRESARASRNDDDANIICLPAKTLEKDDAKVIVETFLNTSFAGADRYKRRIREMDEVGQG, encoded by the coding sequence ATGAAAGTCTATATCGGGACGGATCACAACGGTTTTTACTTACGAAATATGCTGGTTGAGTATCTCAAAAAAGCCGGATATGACGTACAGGACGAAAGCCTGACCCAGCTGAACCCAGAGGACGACTTCCCGGTATTTGCCCAAAAGGTAGTAAAAGATGTGCTAACCAGTGACGACCCAGAGCCACGCGGCATCCTGCTATGTGGAAGCGGCCAGGGCATGTGTATGACTGCCAACCGGTTCAAGCACATTCGTGCTGCTATGATTTATGACCGCGAATCTGCGCGGGCCAGCCGCAATGACGACGACGCCAATATCATCTGTCTGCCAGCCAAAACACTCGAAAAAGACGATGCCAAAGTTATCGTAGAGACTTTCCTGAACACCTCCTTCGCGGGTGCCGATCGTTATAAGCGCCGTATCCGCGAAATGGACGAAGTAGGCCAGGGATAG
- the gap gene encoding type I glyceraldehyde-3-phosphate dehydrogenase, with protein MKTKVAINGFGRIGRNAFKIAFDRTDAEIVAINDLTDTKTLAYLLKHDSNYGAYNKKVTFDDKHIIVDDHKIVVTAEKDPSTLPWKDMEIDVVIESTGRFTKKEDAELHIKAGAKRVVISGPTKSDGVDTIVLGANDDKLEGATEVLSNASCTTNSLGAVMAILDSHFGVEKSMLTTVHSYTASQALQDAPNKDLREGRNAAENMVPTTTGAAIAVTLTLPQLKGKFDGLSIRVPTPVVSISDITALLKKDTTVEEINDVFRKSAKEPFFQGILGVSDEPLVSSDYIGNSNSGTVDLLLTKVVGGNLVKVMVWYDNEWGYSNRLVEVVADTGRLLHKKAA; from the coding sequence ATGAAGACAAAAGTAGCTATAAACGGATTTGGCCGAATTGGCCGCAATGCTTTTAAAATAGCATTTGATCGAACAGACGCAGAGATTGTGGCTATCAACGATCTTACCGACACCAAGACGCTGGCGTATCTGCTCAAACACGACAGCAATTACGGCGCCTACAACAAAAAAGTAACATTTGACGACAAACATATCATCGTAGACGACCACAAGATAGTAGTCACGGCAGAAAAAGACCCAAGTACTTTGCCATGGAAAGACATGGAAATAGACGTAGTCATAGAATCCACTGGCCGCTTTACCAAAAAAGAAGACGCCGAGCTACACATCAAGGCAGGTGCCAAGCGTGTGGTCATATCTGGCCCCACCAAGAGTGATGGCGTAGACACCATTGTACTGGGTGCCAACGACGACAAGCTGGAAGGTGCAACAGAAGTACTGAGTAACGCCAGCTGTACCACCAACTCACTTGGTGCGGTGATGGCAATTCTAGACAGCCACTTTGGTGTCGAGAAGTCTATGCTAACCACCGTCCACAGCTATACCGCCAGCCAGGCCCTGCAGGACGCGCCCAACAAAGACTTACGTGAAGGCCGCAACGCCGCCGAAAACATGGTGCCAACTACCACTGGTGCAGCCATTGCCGTCACCCTGACCCTACCACAGCTCAAGGGCAAGTTTGATGGCCTGAGTATTCGCGTTCCAACGCCTGTTGTTTCTATCAGCGACATTACAGCGCTGCTCAAAAAAGATACCACTGTCGAAGAAATCAACGACGTTTTCCGAAAATCCGCTAAAGAACCGTTCTTCCAGGGCATCCTGGGAGTGAGCGATGAGCCACTGGTATCTAGTGACTATATCGGCAATAGCAACTCTGGCACCGTTGACCTACTATTGACCAAGGTCGTAGGCGGTAACCTCGTAAAAGTTATGGTGTGGTACGACAACGAATGGGGCTATAGCAACCGTTTGGTAGAGGTTGTTGCCGATACCGGACGCCTCTTGCACAAGAAAGCAGCGTAA
- a CDS encoding NUDIX domain-containing protein → MRKVVPKDAVLVPDQAERVFHGVIYDVYHWQQKLFDDSDTTFEMIKRVDTIVVIGVTGDKILVIDEEQPHAGSGVSFPGGRVDPDDASILEASQREMQEETGYEFSQWRLIDVRQPFVKIEWFIHVYMATDVRKRSTPQQDGGEKITIRQESFESLKKLIDDKVGSMGEARDLFDNLKSLDDLLALPEFQGQEVDR, encoded by the coding sequence ATGCGTAAGGTCGTTCCAAAAGACGCCGTACTAGTACCGGACCAAGCGGAACGGGTCTTTCACGGTGTTATCTATGACGTATACCATTGGCAACAAAAGCTATTCGATGACTCAGACACAACCTTCGAGATGATCAAGCGAGTGGACACAATCGTGGTCATTGGTGTAACGGGTGACAAAATACTCGTCATCGACGAAGAGCAACCCCATGCGGGCTCAGGGGTGAGCTTTCCGGGCGGACGGGTAGACCCAGATGACGCCTCTATACTAGAAGCCTCTCAGCGTGAGATGCAAGAAGAGACAGGCTACGAGTTTAGCCAGTGGCGACTGATAGACGTCAGGCAACCTTTTGTAAAAATCGAGTGGTTTATTCATGTCTACATGGCTACAGATGTCAGAAAAAGGTCCACACCCCAGCAAGATGGGGGCGAGAAAATCACCATACGCCAGGAATCATTTGAGTCTCTAAAGAAGCTCATAGATGACAAAGTCGGCTCTATGGGCGAGGCCCGAGACCTCTTCGATAACTTGAAGTCTTTAGATGACTTGCTGGCGCTGCCAGAGTTCCAGGGCCAAGAAGTCGACCGCTAG